A genomic segment from Polyangium mundeleinium encodes:
- the ppk2 gene encoding polyphosphate kinase 2 gives MSLEPSSGARRDEGNGGVRETRRPQEGARIHPPGVSCEIEPVVQALCDLPAATMPESVLSLEELSDLHSSREFIQLLRSKSVDVRRIKAAVDYENELEKLQVELVKMQRWVQEEGRRIAVLFEGRDAAGKGGTIRRFTEYLNPRAMRVVALPKPSDEETGQWYFQRYMRQLPNRGEIVFFDRSWYNRAVVEPVNGFCTQEQYERFMRQVPEFEHMLVEDGVVLVKFWFSISKGIQSARIEARRKNPLKQWKLSPLDGKAEALWDSYTRYKEIMFGRTHTSFSPWMIVQANNKRKARLESIRYVLSILEYQGKQDAGVSLVPDPNVVMRFHRAAPKVD, from the coding sequence ATGTCGCTAGAACCGAGCAGCGGGGCCAGGCGGGACGAGGGCAATGGGGGCGTCCGGGAGACGCGCAGGCCGCAGGAAGGCGCGCGGATTCATCCGCCCGGGGTGTCGTGCGAAATCGAGCCCGTGGTGCAGGCGCTCTGCGACCTGCCGGCCGCGACCATGCCCGAATCCGTCCTTTCGCTCGAAGAGCTCTCCGACCTGCACTCGTCGCGCGAGTTCATCCAGCTCTTGCGCTCGAAGAGCGTGGACGTCCGGCGCATCAAGGCGGCCGTCGATTACGAGAACGAGCTGGAGAAGCTCCAGGTCGAGCTCGTGAAGATGCAGCGCTGGGTGCAGGAGGAGGGCCGGCGGATCGCGGTCCTCTTCGAGGGGCGTGACGCGGCAGGCAAAGGCGGCACGATCCGGCGCTTCACGGAGTACCTGAACCCGCGGGCGATGCGCGTGGTGGCGCTGCCCAAGCCGTCGGACGAGGAGACGGGGCAATGGTATTTCCAGCGGTACATGCGCCAGCTCCCGAACCGCGGAGAGATCGTGTTCTTCGACCGGAGCTGGTACAACCGCGCCGTCGTCGAGCCCGTCAACGGGTTCTGCACGCAGGAGCAATACGAGCGCTTCATGCGCCAAGTGCCGGAGTTCGAGCACATGCTCGTCGAGGACGGCGTGGTGCTCGTGAAGTTCTGGTTCTCGATCTCGAAGGGCATCCAGAGCGCGCGGATCGAGGCGCGGCGCAAGAACCCGCTCAAGCAATGGAAGCTCTCGCCCCTCGACGGCAAGGCCGAGGCGCTGTGGGACAGCTACACGCGGTACAAGGAGATCATGTTTGGCCGGACGCACACGAGCTTCAGCCCGTGGATGATCGTGCAGGCCAACAACAAGCGGAAGGCGCGGCTCGAGAGCATCCGGTACGTCCTGTCGATCCTCGAGTACCAGGGCAAGCAGGACGCGGGCGTCTCGCTCGTCCCCGACCCGAACGTCGTGATGCGCTTCCACCGCGCGGCGCCCAAGGTCGACTGA
- a CDS encoding PPC domain-containing protein, with product MIARREWSYFVVMALAAMTHGCQGELGETGIDDAADSPASEAEGSADSEDAEPAEVSDEAALSATGSLRDTPGSARAGSEGLEPNDARVTAKDVPLGITSNLSITKGDEDWYRVVVPARTIARVGIEMKHAAGDLDLVAYDAQGRLLGSRNGAEYPYTFRGQETNTEYYGFYSEDGGTVYYVRVLGHAGATNTYSLRLNHYTYKDGQTCTGAGFSLADCDGRGNSGSGLIPFPFPDPSDSVVGDGYNFASYSNYRFARRELVMLVRSALAETRKAFPGTKPLSLIDICQMDGVTPGYDVGDPRHPQSTHDQGGNIDISYFQTDGSNDAEIVCNDGASHADGYCTAGAAKTHIVDLPRQAFFMAKLFASQRTRVIGTDTVLAPLLQSTAKSLAALPAGDRRKISQSELSAFSSRLAYGSGWPYHHHHIHLSLEWRSQGNARGGEVSPLAAPAPFHTMQAPGEAVDSLDMAWPPRP from the coding sequence ATGATTGCACGCCGTGAATGGTCTTACTTCGTCGTCATGGCCCTCGCCGCCATGACGCATGGTTGTCAGGGAGAACTGGGCGAGACCGGAATCGACGACGCGGCGGACTCCCCTGCGTCCGAGGCCGAGGGTTCGGCCGATTCCGAGGACGCCGAGCCCGCCGAGGTGAGCGACGAGGCAGCCCTCTCCGCCACGGGGAGCCTGCGCGACACGCCGGGCTCCGCGCGGGCTGGCAGCGAGGGCCTCGAACCGAACGATGCCCGCGTGACGGCCAAGGACGTGCCGCTCGGCATCACGAGCAACCTCTCCATCACGAAGGGCGATGAAGACTGGTACCGTGTCGTCGTGCCTGCGCGCACCATCGCGCGGGTCGGCATCGAGATGAAGCACGCCGCGGGGGACCTGGATCTCGTGGCGTATGATGCGCAGGGACGCCTGCTCGGATCCCGCAACGGCGCCGAGTATCCTTACACGTTCCGCGGCCAGGAGACGAACACCGAATATTATGGCTTTTATTCCGAGGACGGCGGGACGGTTTATTACGTCCGTGTCCTCGGGCATGCGGGCGCGACGAACACGTACAGCCTGCGCCTCAATCATTATACTTACAAGGACGGCCAGACCTGCACGGGCGCCGGGTTTTCCCTCGCTGATTGCGATGGGCGCGGCAATAGCGGCAGCGGCCTGATCCCGTTCCCGTTCCCGGATCCTTCCGATTCGGTTGTCGGGGACGGTTACAACTTCGCCTCGTACTCCAATTATCGCTTTGCCCGGCGCGAGCTCGTCATGCTCGTGCGCAGCGCCCTCGCCGAGACGCGCAAGGCCTTCCCGGGCACGAAGCCTCTCTCGCTCATCGACATCTGCCAGATGGACGGCGTCACGCCCGGCTACGACGTCGGCGACCCGCGCCATCCGCAGAGCACGCATGATCAGGGCGGCAACATCGACATCTCGTACTTCCAGACCGACGGGTCGAACGACGCCGAGATCGTCTGCAACGACGGCGCGAGCCACGCCGACGGCTATTGCACGGCCGGCGCGGCGAAGACCCACATCGTCGACTTGCCGCGCCAGGCCTTCTTCATGGCCAAGCTCTTCGCTTCGCAGCGCACGCGCGTCATCGGCACGGACACCGTCCTCGCGCCCCTGCTCCAGTCCACCGCGAAATCGCTCGCGGCGCTGCCCGCCGGGGATCGCCGGAAGATCAGCCAGTCCGAGCTGAGTGCGTTCTCGAGCCGCCTCGCCTATGGCTCGGGCTGGCCGTACCACCACCACCACATTCACCTCAGCCTGGAATGGCGGTCCCAGGGGAATGCGCGTGGGGGTGAGGTCTCGCCGCTCGCGGCGCCCGCGCCGTTCCACACGATGCAGGCGCCCGGCGAGGCCGTCGATTCGCTCGACATGGCCTGGCCGCCGCGCCCCTGA
- a CDS encoding outer membrane protein assembly factor BamB family protein, translating to MPRLPLTEPELLFSSQAPRPWSGFLERPVIAEQGLLLAGDDASAVGVDGATGRAIYTLHVPLEATDAYTGLPMPWNDGRALVPVYQKDASLKVYDVSPAGAIGLVDAPGAEEEARGNDMRIFGSDGSCKLFLMPLAHASDDHYLVSWLYRQVRFYRTECRSFARGLRWGSEEAMLATSTNVVLGVTVPVRGTDDRGTLVARSIEDGQVLWSLGARSRTVAGAGAGMFFLLDRSARVAEDAARKIACDEELLEALAEEPALMGEALDSLLRSLLAQRPVRAPSRIVALDAATGIVRWEAQVPGDVVSIAGPGGGVLAAVGVAGTAAHLYRFDAETGAARGASSLGAGWPGSPYDPWSGRLSFELWSTEMPAIVAVDEHAIAWSSPEALFVERLEEPFTRLWRWTLPAPCRAFRPRVLDRVLNEPSISVGDGRIYLRDGWSLWGIGERR from the coding sequence ATGCCCCGCCTGCCCCTCACCGAGCCCGAGCTCCTCTTTTCGAGCCAGGCCCCGCGCCCCTGGTCGGGGTTTCTGGAGCGGCCCGTCATCGCCGAGCAAGGCTTGTTGCTCGCGGGCGACGACGCCTCCGCCGTAGGCGTGGACGGCGCCACCGGGCGCGCGATTTACACGCTCCACGTGCCGCTCGAAGCCACCGACGCCTACACGGGCCTGCCCATGCCCTGGAACGACGGCCGCGCGCTCGTGCCGGTCTACCAGAAAGACGCCTCGCTCAAGGTCTACGACGTCAGCCCCGCGGGGGCCATCGGCCTCGTCGATGCGCCCGGCGCCGAGGAGGAGGCGCGCGGCAACGACATGCGCATCTTCGGGAGCGACGGGAGCTGCAAGCTCTTCCTGATGCCCCTCGCCCACGCGTCCGACGACCATTACCTCGTTTCCTGGCTCTACCGCCAGGTCCGGTTTTACCGGACCGAATGCCGCTCCTTCGCGCGTGGCCTTCGCTGGGGCAGCGAGGAGGCCATGCTCGCCACCTCCACGAACGTCGTGCTCGGCGTGACCGTGCCCGTGCGCGGGACCGACGACCGGGGGACGCTCGTGGCCCGGTCGATCGAGGACGGCCAGGTCCTCTGGTCGCTCGGCGCGCGCAGCCGCACCGTCGCCGGGGCCGGCGCGGGCATGTTTTTCCTGCTCGATCGATCGGCCCGCGTGGCCGAGGACGCGGCGCGCAAGATCGCTTGCGACGAGGAGCTGCTCGAAGCGCTCGCCGAGGAGCCCGCGCTCATGGGCGAGGCTTTGGACTCGCTCCTGCGCAGCCTGCTCGCGCAGCGCCCCGTCCGCGCGCCCTCGCGGATCGTCGCGCTCGACGCCGCGACGGGGATCGTCCGCTGGGAGGCGCAGGTGCCTGGGGACGTCGTCTCGATTGCGGGGCCGGGCGGGGGCGTGCTCGCGGCCGTGGGCGTCGCGGGCACGGCCGCGCATCTGTATCGGTTCGACGCCGAGACGGGCGCGGCGCGGGGCGCCTCGTCGCTCGGCGCGGGTTGGCCTGGCTCGCCCTACGATCCGTGGAGCGGCCGCCTCTCGTTCGAGCTCTGGTCGACCGAAATGCCGGCGATCGTCGCGGTGGACGAGCATGCCATTGCCTGGTCGAGCCCCGAGGCGCTTTTCGTCGAGCGCCTCGAAGAGCCGTTCACCCGCCTCTGGCGCTGGACCTTGCCGGCCCCTTGCCGCGCCTTCCGCCCGCGGGTCCTCGACCGTGTCCTCAACGAGCCGTCCATCAGCGTCGGCGACGGCCGCATCTACCTCCGCGACGGTTGGAGCCTCTGGGGCATCGGCGAGCGTCGGTAG
- the amaB gene encoding L-piperidine-6-carboxylate dehydrogenase encodes MHELLSRLGLARDENLGGFDGEHWLGAGPPLDVITPIDGSRIASVRPIRRAEYEHIVARAEAAFRTWREVPAPKRGEVVRRLGDALRAHKKDLGALITLEMGKITAEGEGEVQEMIDICDFACGLSRQLHGLTMHSERPRHRMYEQWHPLGVIGVITAFNFPVAVWSWNAAIAAVSGDTTVWKPSPKTPLTAIATTHLAARVCRESGVDPALFSLAFGSVEDVGEPMLADARFPLVSATGSTRMGRRAAEVVGRRLGRTLLELGGNNALIVTSHADLDLATRAILFGAVGTAGQRCTSTRRILVHRSVRDELVTRLVRAYATVRIGDPRAAGTLMGPLVSHDAVAAMQSALARLKEEGGEVLSGGAPLDGPAFPGGHYVEPCIAAAKNEYRIVQEETFAPILYVIDYGGASRPRDHATLMGEMREAIDLHNAVPQGLSGSIFTHHLIEAEAFLAHAGSDCGIANVNIGTSGAEIGGAFGGEKDTGGGRESGSDAWKSYMRRQTNTLNWGMALPLSQGIAFGEP; translated from the coding sequence ATGCATGAACTGCTCTCCCGGCTCGGCCTCGCTCGTGACGAGAACCTCGGCGGTTTCGACGGCGAGCACTGGCTCGGTGCCGGCCCGCCCCTCGACGTGATCACCCCGATCGACGGCTCGCGCATCGCCTCCGTGCGTCCGATCCGCCGCGCCGAGTACGAGCACATCGTGGCGCGTGCCGAGGCCGCCTTCCGGACGTGGCGCGAGGTGCCGGCCCCGAAGCGCGGCGAGGTCGTGCGCAGGCTCGGCGACGCCCTGCGCGCCCACAAGAAGGACCTCGGCGCCCTCATCACCCTGGAGATGGGCAAGATCACGGCCGAGGGCGAGGGCGAGGTGCAGGAGATGATCGACATCTGCGATTTCGCCTGCGGCCTCTCGCGCCAGCTCCACGGCCTCACCATGCACAGCGAGCGGCCGCGCCATCGCATGTACGAGCAATGGCATCCGCTCGGCGTCATCGGCGTGATCACCGCCTTCAATTTCCCGGTGGCCGTGTGGAGCTGGAATGCGGCGATCGCGGCCGTCTCCGGCGACACCACGGTCTGGAAGCCCTCGCCGAAGACCCCGCTCACGGCCATCGCCACCACGCACCTCGCGGCGCGTGTCTGCCGCGAGAGCGGCGTCGATCCGGCCCTCTTCTCGCTCGCGTTCGGCAGCGTCGAGGACGTCGGAGAGCCCATGCTCGCCGATGCGCGCTTCCCGCTCGTCTCAGCCACGGGCAGCACCCGCATGGGCCGGCGCGCGGCCGAGGTCGTCGGCCGGCGCCTCGGCCGCACCTTGCTGGAGCTCGGCGGCAACAATGCTCTGATCGTGACGAGCCACGCCGACCTTGACCTCGCCACGCGGGCCATCCTGTTCGGCGCGGTCGGCACCGCCGGGCAACGTTGCACCTCGACCCGTCGCATTCTCGTCCACCGCTCGGTGCGGGACGAGCTCGTCACGCGCCTCGTCCGGGCCTACGCCACGGTACGGATCGGCGATCCGCGCGCGGCTGGCACGCTCATGGGGCCCCTCGTCAGCCATGACGCCGTCGCCGCCATGCAATCGGCCCTCGCGCGGCTGAAAGAGGAGGGCGGCGAGGTGCTCTCCGGCGGCGCGCCGCTCGACGGCCCCGCGTTCCCCGGGGGTCATTACGTCGAGCCGTGCATCGCCGCGGCCAAGAACGAATATCGCATCGTGCAGGAGGAGACGTTCGCGCCGATCCTCTACGTCATCGACTATGGCGGCGCCTCGCGGCCGCGGGACCACGCGACGCTCATGGGCGAGATGCGCGAGGCGATCGATCTCCACAATGCCGTCCCCCAGGGCCTTTCGGGCTCGATTTTCACGCACCACCTCATCGAGGCCGAAGCCTTCCTCGCCCACGCCGGCAGCGATTGCGGGATCGCGAACGTCAACATCGGCACGAGCGGCGCGGAGATCGGCGGTGCGTTCGGCGGCGAGAAAGACACGGGCGGCGGCCGCGAGAGTGGCTCCGACGCCTGGAAATCCTACATGCGGCGGCAAACGAACACCCTCAACTGGGGCATGGCCCTGCCCCTGTCGCAGGGCATCGCCTTCGGGGAGCCCTGA
- the radC gene encoding RadC family protein, with amino-acid sequence MLQLAPANEGFLETLTPGPRGPRERALEEGILMLSDADLLAIVLGTGLVGCSVFRLANELLERVGGLEGLGRLGPSAIAEIPGVGTAKALRLLAGLEIGRRSLMRSIRPRPAVCNSAAVAAWFTSRLSWREYEELWVLSLDGRNGLRSARRVAQGGVHGLGVTPRDVLRVALQDTAAAIILVHNHPSGDPAPSDADVAMTRKVAEASQVVGVPLLDHVIVSSTGQYVSLLDLGILPLV; translated from the coding sequence ATGCTCCAACTGGCTCCGGCCAACGAAGGGTTCCTCGAAACGCTGACGCCCGGGCCCCGCGGGCCCCGCGAGCGCGCGCTCGAGGAGGGGATTTTGATGCTCTCGGACGCCGATTTGCTCGCCATCGTCCTCGGCACGGGGCTCGTCGGGTGCTCCGTCTTCCGCCTCGCGAACGAGCTGCTCGAGCGGGTCGGCGGGCTTGAAGGGCTTGGGCGGCTCGGCCCCTCGGCCATCGCCGAGATCCCTGGCGTGGGCACCGCCAAGGCCCTGCGCCTGCTCGCCGGGCTCGAGATCGGCCGGCGCTCGCTCATGCGCTCGATCCGTCCGCGGCCCGCGGTCTGCAACTCCGCCGCCGTCGCCGCTTGGTTCACGAGCCGTCTCTCCTGGCGCGAGTACGAGGAGTTATGGGTGCTCTCGCTCGACGGCCGCAACGGCCTGCGCAGCGCGCGGCGCGTCGCCCAGGGCGGCGTGCACGGGCTCGGCGTCACCCCGCGCGACGTCCTGCGCGTCGCCCTCCAGGACACGGCGGCCGCCATCATCCTCGTGCACAACCACCCGAGCGGCGATCCCGCGCCCTCGGACGCCGACGTGGCCATGACCCGCAAGGTCGCCGAGGCCAGCCAGGTCGTGGGCGTGCCCCTGCTCGATCACGTGATCGTCTCGAGCACGGGCCAGTACGTCTCGCTGCTGGACCTCGGGATCTTGCCCCTCGTGTGA
- a CDS encoding GGDEF domain-containing protein, whose amino-acid sequence MILSCSNDQAGPDTLVIIYARDRKLLGHRYKLDPAVTVVTVGRSAENTITIDSDAVSRCHARFEKRAEGWWVVDTNSTNGTFVNDERVPGALLRCGDRVSLGNTIFRSCCAECGRLIDETRYTTTPIDGLTKAYNRRHFIEQLDSALRRTEPPEQPLAMVMFDLDHFKRVNDSFGHMAGDQVLREIVSLTQQHVRPGDVFARYGGEEFALMLPGTDLQGAAALAETIRAAVAAHVVTFEEHTISLTLSAGVAQADENTCVASDLIGPADERLYQAKCDGRNRVRS is encoded by the coding sequence ATGATCCTAAGCTGCTCGAACGACCAAGCAGGCCCCGACACCCTCGTCATCATCTACGCGCGCGATCGCAAGCTCCTGGGCCATCGATACAAACTCGACCCCGCCGTCACGGTGGTCACGGTCGGACGCAGCGCTGAAAATACCATCACGATCGACAGCGACGCGGTCTCGCGGTGTCATGCGCGCTTCGAGAAACGCGCCGAGGGCTGGTGGGTGGTCGACACCAACAGCACCAACGGCACCTTCGTCAACGACGAGCGGGTGCCGGGAGCGCTGCTGCGCTGTGGCGATCGGGTCAGCCTCGGCAACACGATCTTCAGGTCCTGCTGCGCCGAGTGCGGGCGACTGATCGACGAAACACGCTACACGACGACGCCGATCGACGGCCTGACAAAGGCGTACAACCGCCGTCATTTCATCGAGCAGCTCGACAGCGCGTTGCGGCGCACGGAGCCCCCCGAGCAACCGCTGGCGATGGTGATGTTCGACCTTGACCATTTCAAGAGGGTCAACGACTCGTTCGGGCACATGGCGGGTGACCAGGTGCTGCGAGAGATCGTGTCGCTCACGCAGCAGCATGTGCGCCCGGGTGATGTCTTTGCACGTTATGGCGGGGAAGAGTTCGCGCTGATGCTACCCGGGACAGACCTTCAGGGAGCCGCGGCGCTGGCCGAGACGATCCGCGCGGCGGTCGCGGCCCACGTGGTGACCTTCGAGGAGCACACGATCTCGCTGACGCTATCGGCGGGCGTCGCACAAGCGGATGAAAACACCTGCGTCGCCAGCGATCTCATCGGGCCGGCAGACGAGAGGCTCTACCAGGCCAAATGCGACGGCCGCAATCGCGTACGCTCGTAA
- a CDS encoding cyclase family protein — protein sequence MKSATRLDDVLLINRPKPQPLLPSQDMRLVKDLSLPLAATTPVFPGDPPPELRPLARIRDGAPLDVSSLHLHAHVGTHLDAPSHFLLGAPDLSAFPPDTFVGPAFVLDLARLPKDRIEVSDLGDLTRIPRRSRLLLRTRSSACWHGPSPAVDLAFLDPQVIDALLARRPVLVGFDAYSFDPLDSTTFPAHTRLATAGLPALVALDLDGVAAGSYTLVCPPLPVALEASPVRALLFSL from the coding sequence ATGAAGAGCGCAACGCGGCTCGACGACGTGTTGCTCATCAATCGCCCCAAGCCACAACCTTTGCTACCTTCGCAAGACATGCGCCTCGTCAAGGACCTCTCGCTCCCCCTTGCCGCGACGACCCCCGTTTTTCCCGGCGATCCACCCCCGGAGCTGCGTCCCCTCGCGCGCATTCGTGACGGCGCCCCGCTCGACGTCTCCAGCCTCCACCTTCACGCCCACGTCGGCACCCACCTCGACGCGCCCTCCCATTTCCTCCTGGGCGCCCCGGATCTCTCCGCCTTTCCGCCCGATACCTTCGTCGGCCCCGCCTTTGTCCTGGATCTCGCGCGCCTCCCCAAGGACCGCATCGAGGTCTCGGACCTCGGCGACCTCACCCGCATCCCGCGCCGGAGCCGCCTCCTCCTCCGCACGCGGAGCAGCGCCTGCTGGCATGGTCCTTCTCCCGCGGTCGACCTCGCCTTTCTGGATCCGCAGGTGATCGACGCGCTGCTCGCGCGCCGCCCCGTCCTCGTCGGATTCGATGCCTACAGCTTCGATCCTCTCGATTCCACGACCTTCCCCGCCCACACCCGCCTTGCGACCGCGGGGTTGCCCGCGCTCGTCGCGCTCGATCTCGATGGCGTCGCGGCGGGCAGCTACACGCTCGTTTGCCCGCCTCTGCCGGTCGCGCTCGAGGCGAGCCCGGTGCGCGCGCTGCTGTTCTCGCTTTGA
- a CDS encoding STAS domain-containing protein, whose product MSERPKISVDGVDFEWDRENGRILVWGNPALLMWIETTLAGLMVGIHKMVGTERFVIAAEQAGRESIEGEVAAIMQHRQSVEDGFRYLGTSAAAVGHGHWELVRLDHEKKEAWFRVHNSWEALYQKALGVTWGTSTMAGKFGAHCSRIFETHCRAEQTAFLARGDAYDEFVVRPTERTIEDDLDALIGTENATRADFTVAFERLQREVEERRRIEEDLRREVEERTRIEEELRSKLDLIRRQEEAIRAMSTPILKLWEGVLTMPVVGLVDSTRAGGMMEALLEEITRTQTRFTILDLTGVDVIDTGAAGHLLKVVQAARLLGTQCLVSGISPSMASTVVSLELDLGALKTFGTLEAALRYAIKQGNVEDTEAPKGGPRGVRSAR is encoded by the coding sequence ATGAGCGAGCGTCCGAAGATCAGCGTGGATGGAGTGGATTTCGAGTGGGACCGAGAGAACGGCCGCATCCTGGTTTGGGGCAACCCGGCGTTGCTCATGTGGATCGAGACGACGCTGGCCGGGCTCATGGTCGGCATCCACAAGATGGTCGGTACCGAGCGTTTCGTGATCGCCGCGGAGCAGGCGGGCCGCGAAAGCATCGAGGGCGAGGTGGCGGCCATCATGCAGCACCGTCAAAGCGTGGAGGACGGGTTCCGGTACCTTGGCACGAGCGCCGCCGCGGTCGGGCACGGCCACTGGGAGCTCGTGCGGCTCGACCACGAGAAAAAGGAGGCGTGGTTCCGGGTCCACAATAGCTGGGAGGCCCTCTACCAGAAAGCGCTCGGCGTCACCTGGGGCACGAGCACGATGGCGGGCAAGTTCGGCGCCCATTGCTCGAGAATTTTCGAGACGCACTGTCGGGCCGAGCAGACCGCATTCCTGGCGCGCGGCGACGCCTATGACGAGTTCGTCGTGCGCCCCACGGAGCGCACGATCGAGGACGACCTCGACGCGCTGATCGGCACCGAGAACGCCACCAGGGCGGATTTCACGGTGGCCTTCGAGCGCCTGCAACGCGAGGTCGAGGAGCGCCGGCGCATCGAGGAGGACCTGCGCCGCGAGGTCGAGGAGCGTACGCGCATCGAGGAGGAGCTTCGAAGCAAGCTCGACCTCATCCGGCGACAGGAGGAGGCGATCCGCGCGATGTCGACGCCGATCCTCAAGTTGTGGGAGGGCGTCCTGACCATGCCGGTGGTCGGGCTCGTCGACAGCACGCGCGCCGGGGGAATGATGGAGGCGTTGCTCGAAGAGATCACGCGGACGCAGACGCGCTTTACGATCCTGGATCTGACGGGCGTCGACGTGATCGACACGGGCGCGGCGGGCCACCTGCTCAAGGTCGTGCAGGCGGCGCGGCTGCTCGGCACGCAATGCCTCGTCTCCGGGATCTCGCCGAGCATGGCGAGCACGGTGGTCAGCCTGGAGCTCGACCTCGGCGCGCTGAAGACGTTCGGGACGCTGGAGGCTGCGCTCCGCTATGCGATCAAGCAGGGGAACGTGGAGGACACAGAGGCGCCAAAGGGGGGCCCTCGCGGCGTGCGCTCTGCTCGGTAG
- a CDS encoding class I SAM-dependent methyltransferase — protein MSDPVSDAQARVYQEKADAYDALINAEDADEALARVVREWLPEGAVALDVGAGTGRLSRIASARASRLHLVDRAAPMLEIARRHLSQAGVPFTIHHADARSLPLPDASVDVAMAGWVFGHFRHWMPEGWREEVDAALSEMRRVVRPGGALMVIETLGTGHETPRVHPGMDEYFAHLEHAHGLSRRWVRTDYVFPDVETAMRICGEFFGPALVAQIRERAWARVPECTAIFTGAR, from the coding sequence ATGAGCGACCCAGTGAGCGATGCGCAGGCGCGCGTGTACCAAGAGAAGGCGGACGCGTACGACGCGCTGATCAACGCGGAGGATGCGGACGAGGCGCTCGCACGCGTGGTGCGCGAATGGCTGCCGGAGGGGGCCGTGGCGCTCGACGTCGGCGCGGGTACTGGACGGCTCTCGCGCATCGCCTCCGCACGCGCGTCTCGCTTGCACTTGGTCGATCGCGCGGCGCCTATGTTGGAGATCGCGCGCCGGCATCTGTCGCAGGCCGGCGTGCCGTTCACCATCCACCACGCGGATGCGCGCTCGTTGCCGTTGCCCGACGCGAGCGTCGATGTCGCGATGGCCGGATGGGTGTTCGGGCATTTTCGTCACTGGATGCCGGAGGGCTGGCGCGAGGAAGTGGACGCGGCGCTGTCGGAGATGCGCCGTGTAGTGCGTCCCGGCGGTGCGCTCATGGTCATCGAGACGCTTGGCACAGGCCACGAGACGCCGCGCGTCCATCCGGGCATGGACGAGTACTTCGCGCATCTGGAGCACGCGCACGGGCTTTCGCGCCGCTGGGTGCGCACCGACTACGTGTTCCCCGACGTCGAGACCGCGATGCGCATTTGCGGCGAATTTTTCGGTCCAGCGCTCGTGGCCCAGATCCGCGAGCGCGCTTGGGCGCGTGTTCCGGAGTGCACCGCGATCTTCACGGGCGCTCGCTGA
- a CDS encoding metallophosphatase domain-containing protein, with protein sequence MRIVAVADTHLYHTQLVVPQGDVFVHAGDLCRFGELDELAEAAAWIRSLPHRYKVVVAGNHDWAFVHHPREARALLGKGVIYLEDSGVCIDGITVWGSPWQPAFHDWAFNLPRGEALAEKWAVIPEGIDVLITHSPPFGIGDRSWSEERHGCADLMARVRQVKPRLHIFGHIHEDGGVFHEAVTRFANVTTWECARGPTVLDIAGDVVTEIEVPKARRE encoded by the coding sequence ATGCGAATCGTTGCCGTCGCAGACACACACCTCTATCACACGCAGCTCGTGGTCCCACAAGGCGACGTGTTCGTCCACGCGGGAGACCTGTGCCGGTTCGGGGAGCTCGACGAGCTCGCCGAAGCCGCCGCGTGGATCCGAAGTCTGCCCCATCGGTACAAGGTCGTGGTCGCGGGAAACCACGACTGGGCCTTCGTCCACCATCCGCGCGAAGCACGCGCGCTGCTCGGCAAGGGTGTCATTTACCTGGAGGATTCCGGGGTCTGCATCGATGGCATCACCGTCTGGGGCAGCCCCTGGCAGCCGGCATTCCACGACTGGGCGTTCAATCTCCCACGGGGCGAGGCGCTCGCGGAGAAATGGGCAGTCATTCCCGAGGGGATCGATGTCCTGATCACGCACTCGCCCCCGTTCGGAATCGGTGATCGCTCATGGTCCGAGGAGCGGCATGGCTGTGCGGATCTGATGGCGCGTGTTCGTCAGGTGAAGCCCCGTCTCCACATCTTCGGTCATATCCACGAGGATGGAGGTGTGTTTCACGAGGCCGTCACGCGCTTCGCGAACGTGACGACCTGGGAGTGCGCGCGGGGCCCGACGGTGCTCGATATCGCGGGCGACGTCGTCACGGAGATCGAGGTTCCGAAGGCGCGGCGCGAATGA
- a CDS encoding CPCC family cysteine-rich protein has product MPWYEPKDPTPCEQCPCCGYISLPERGMSLICCVCLWEDDAFIGNELDEYSVCNKMTLRQARANFIAFGACDAEMLMHVLPVHDRGRFRYEPLSPPEADA; this is encoded by the coding sequence ATGCCGTGGTACGAACCAAAGGATCCGACGCCGTGTGAGCAATGCCCTTGCTGCGGGTATATAAGTCTGCCCGAGCGCGGCATGAGCCTGATCTGCTGTGTATGCTTATGGGAGGATGACGCATTCATCGGTAATGAATTGGATGAATATTCCGTTTGCAACAAGATGACCCTGCGGCAAGCAAGAGCCAATTTTATCGCGTTCGGCGCGTGCGATGCAGAAATGCTGATGCACGTTCTCCCCGTGCATGACCGCGGAAGATTTCGGTACGAGCCGCTGTCGCCACCGGAGGCGGATGCGTGA